One genomic region from Clostridium saccharobutylicum DSM 13864 encodes:
- a CDS encoding class IV adenylate cyclase yields MQELETRIVDIDVDHIRQILISTGAQKVKMEDQINDIYDFEDGRFLKEKGYARIRTVNDRLNNKIVYFMTTKKMLSQERFKVMEENETIIDDKIMGEGIFKSLGLILKESNKKYRESYKIFDSLIEIDINDKSFCPFPYLEIETSSEEKLEKIVNILGYTLEDTTSATIYDILAERGLLNNNPKGI; encoded by the coding sequence ATGCAAGAATTAGAAACTCGAATAGTTGATATAGATGTTGATCACATAAGACAAATCTTAATTTCAACTGGTGCACAAAAAGTTAAGATGGAAGATCAAATTAATGATATCTATGATTTTGAAGATGGGAGATTTCTAAAAGAAAAAGGTTATGCTCGCATAAGAACTGTAAATGATAGACTTAATAATAAAATTGTATATTTCATGACAACAAAAAAAATGCTATCTCAAGAAAGATTTAAAGTTATGGAAGAAAATGAAACTATAATAGATGATAAGATAATGGGTGAAGGTATATTTAAATCTCTTGGTTTAATTTTAAAAGAATCAAACAAAAAATATAGAGAAAGTTATAAAATTTTCGATTCCTTGATTGAAATAGATATAAATGATAAAAGCTTTTGTCCATTTCCCTATTTAGAGATAGAAACTTCTTCTGAAGAAAAATTAGAAAAGATAGTTAATATCCTTGGTTATACATTAGAAGATACAACCTCTGCAACTATCTATGATATTTTAGCAGAAAGAGGATTGCTTAATAATAATCCTAAGGGTATTTAG
- a CDS encoding shikimate dehydrogenase has translation MEKRITGYTTLIGLLATPIKHTSSPKMHNEAFQYLGLDYAYLAFEVGNDGLEAAVNGLKSMQARGCNVSMPNKTVIHKYLDKLSPAAELTGAVNTVINDNGVLTGTITDGVGYMRSLKERGFDVIGKKMTIVGAGGAATAIEVQAALDGVKELSIFNRKDEFYERAVETVKKINEKTNCKATLYDLDDKETLRREIADSFIFTNATGVGMKPLLGQTYIEKDMLRPDLIVSDVVYAPTKTRLLEIAEEVGCPTINGLGMMLFQGAEAFKLWTGQEMPIEHMKEFLGIE, from the coding sequence ATGGAAAAACGTATTACAGGTTATACAACATTAATAGGATTATTAGCAACACCAATTAAGCACACAAGTTCACCAAAAATGCATAATGAAGCATTTCAATATTTAGGACTAGATTATGCATATCTTGCTTTTGAAGTGGGAAATGATGGATTAGAAGCTGCAGTTAATGGATTAAAATCAATGCAAGCTAGAGGCTGTAATGTATCAATGCCTAATAAAACAGTTATCCATAAATATTTAGATAAACTTAGTCCAGCAGCAGAATTAACAGGAGCAGTTAATACTGTTATAAATGATAATGGAGTATTAACTGGAACTATAACTGATGGAGTAGGATACATGAGATCTCTTAAAGAAAGAGGATTTGATGTAATCGGTAAGAAGATGACTATAGTAGGTGCAGGCGGAGCTGCTACTGCAATAGAAGTTCAAGCTGCATTAGATGGAGTTAAAGAATTATCAATATTCAATAGAAAAGATGAATTCTATGAAAGAGCTGTAGAAACAGTTAAGAAGATTAATGAAAAAACAAATTGTAAAGCTACACTATATGATTTAGATGATAAAGAAACTTTAAGAAGAGAGATAGCTGATAGCTTTATATTCACAAATGCAACAGGAGTTGGAATGAAACCATTATTAGGCCAAACTTACATAGAAAAAGATATGTTAAGACCTGATCTTATTGTAAGTGATGTTGTATATGCACCAACAAAAACTAGATTATTAGAAATTGCTGAAGAAGTTGGTTGTCCTACAATAAATGGTTTAGGAATGATGTTATTCCAAGGTGCAGAAGCATTTAAACTTTGGACTGGACAAGAAATGCCAATAGAGCATATGAAGGAATTCTTAGGAATTGAATAA
- a CDS encoding FAD-dependent oxidoreductase, with product MKKYNNIFKPLTVKTMTIKNRIVMPPMGSNFGGANGELTEEHIKYYEQRAKGGTGLIILENVCVDFPLGSNGTTQLRMNHDCFIPGFYKLTDRLHKYGTCVAVQINHSGASAVPSRIGIQPVSSSNVPSKTGGAIPRELTKEEIIEIVEKYAQAAKRVQMAGFDAVEIHAGHSYLISQFLSPLYNKRTDEFGGSAENRARFGRMVIDKVREAVGPMFPIIVRISADEFLEGGNTLEDTLEYLEYLNAEVDIFNVSSALNDTIQFQIDANYLEDGWRAYMSKAVREKFDKPTITTGNIRNPQVAEDILAEGKADLIGMGRGLIAEPNWANKVKCGKEDTLRKCISCNIGCAGHRIGLNRPLRCTINPDVINEDTLEGRKVNKTTNVVVIGGGTAGLEAACTAAEAGCTTFLFEKRSYLGGLAREIAKLPAKDRINDFPDYLINRANKLKNLITFTGTEATVESVENLKPDVIINATGSVPLLPPITGLLDRIDKEGSKVRSIFGLIKDIEMFKELDVKGKKVAVVGGGAVGLDVVEFFTEKGADVTIIERLPMIGRDLDVVTKVQSMTMLKEKEVRAMTSTSLLEVRDDNFKVNVDNEDQEIEFDFGFVCLGMRGVATLLPELEEHFEDKDVEIMNIGDSVRARRIIEGTNEGRYLTIETLERLNLI from the coding sequence ATGAAGAAATATAATAATATTTTTAAACCATTAACAGTAAAGACTATGACTATAAAAAATAGAATAGTAATGCCACCAATGGGAAGTAATTTCGGTGGAGCTAATGGAGAGTTAACAGAAGAACACATTAAATACTATGAACAAAGAGCAAAGGGCGGAACAGGATTAATTATTTTAGAAAATGTTTGTGTTGATTTTCCATTGGGATCTAACGGAACAACGCAGCTTAGAATGAACCATGATTGTTTTATTCCAGGATTTTATAAGTTAACTGATAGATTACATAAGTACGGAACGTGCGTAGCAGTACAAATTAATCATTCAGGAGCATCAGCAGTTCCATCTAGAATAGGAATACAACCAGTATCTTCATCAAATGTACCATCTAAAACAGGTGGAGCAATTCCAAGAGAATTGACTAAAGAAGAAATAATTGAAATAGTTGAAAAGTATGCTCAAGCTGCTAAGAGAGTACAAATGGCAGGATTTGATGCAGTTGAAATACATGCAGGTCACTCATATTTAATAAGTCAATTCTTATCACCACTATACAATAAGAGAACTGACGAGTTTGGTGGCAGCGCTGAAAATAGAGCTAGATTTGGAAGAATGGTAATTGATAAAGTAAGAGAAGCAGTAGGACCAATGTTCCCAATTATAGTAAGAATAAGTGCAGATGAATTCTTAGAAGGTGGAAATACTTTAGAAGATACATTAGAATATTTAGAATACTTAAATGCAGAAGTTGATATATTTAACGTATCATCAGCATTAAATGACACAATTCAATTCCAAATAGATGCAAACTATTTAGAAGATGGATGGCGTGCATATATGTCTAAGGCTGTTAGAGAAAAATTTGATAAGCCAACAATAACAACAGGAAATATAAGAAACCCACAAGTAGCAGAAGATATCCTTGCAGAAGGAAAAGCTGACTTAATCGGAATGGGTAGAGGACTTATAGCTGAACCAAATTGGGCAAATAAAGTTAAGTGTGGAAAAGAAGATACTTTAAGAAAATGTATCTCATGTAATATTGGATGTGCAGGACACAGAATAGGATTAAATAGACCATTAAGATGTACAATAAATCCAGATGTAATAAATGAAGATACACTTGAAGGAAGAAAAGTTAATAAGACAACTAACGTAGTAGTTATCGGTGGAGGTACTGCAGGACTTGAAGCAGCATGTACAGCAGCGGAAGCAGGATGTACAACATTCTTATTTGAAAAGAGATCATACTTAGGTGGATTAGCAAGAGAAATCGCTAAGTTACCAGCTAAAGATAGAATAAATGATTTCCCAGATTACTTAATTAATAGAGCTAATAAATTAAAGAACTTAATTACTTTTACAGGAACAGAAGCTACAGTTGAATCAGTGGAAAACTTAAAGCCAGATGTAATAATAAATGCAACAGGATCAGTACCATTACTTCCACCAATTACAGGTCTTTTAGACAGAATTGATAAAGAAGGATCAAAAGTACGTTCAATATTTGGATTAATAAAAGATATTGAAATGTTTAAAGAATTAGATGTAAAAGGTAAGAAAGTTGCAGTAGTTGGCGGAGGAGCAGTAGGATTAGACGTTGTTGAATTCTTCACTGAAAAGGGAGCAGACGTTACAATCATAGAAAGATTACCAATGATAGGCCGTGACCTAGATGTAGTTACTAAAGTTCAAAGTATGACTATGCTAAAAGAAAAAGAAGTTAGAGCTATGACAAGCACATCTCTTCTTGAAGTAAGAGACGATAACTTTAAAGTAAATGTAGATAATGAAGATCAAGAAATAGAATTCGATTTTGGATTTGTATGTCTTGGTATGAGAGGCGTAGCAACATTATTACCAGAATTAGAAGAACATTTTGAAGATAAAGATGTTGAAATAATGAATATCGGAGATAGTGTTAGAGCTAGAAGAATAATCGAAGGAACAAATGAAGGAAGATATCTTACTATTGAAACACTAGAAAGATTAAACTTAATTTAG
- a CDS encoding helix-turn-helix transcriptional regulator, with protein sequence MEEKLVLQNRLKVARAEKKLSQGDLAEMVSVSRQTISSIETGQFCPSAKLALLICIALDKKFEDIFYFE encoded by the coding sequence ATGGAAGAAAAACTAGTTTTACAGAATAGATTAAAAGTTGCTAGAGCTGAAAAAAAATTATCACAAGGAGATTTGGCTGAAATGGTAAGTGTATCAAGACAAACAATAAGTTCAATTGAAACAGGACAATTTTGTCCAAGTGCTAAATTAGCATTATTGATTTGCATAGCATTAGATAAAAAATTTGAGGATATTTTTTATTTTGAGTAA
- the argF gene encoding ornithine carbamoyltransferase — translation MEKDLLKMDDLSKEDILDILNLADQLKYEQKHGIEHPHLKGKSLGMIFEKSSTRTRVSFETGMYQLGGNALFLSNRDLQIGRGEPIEDTARVLSRFIQGIMIRTFSQEEIEKLAKYSSIPIINGLTDDEHPCQVLADLMTIRENKNILEGLKIAFIGDGNNMANSLMIGCLKVGMNFSVASPKDYTSSDKYLNRAREIAEEEGVNFTVTTSPFEAAKDADVLITDVWASMGQEEEHNLRAKAFEGFQINKELMAVANKNAMVLHCLPAHRGEEITAEVLEEHADSIFDESENRLHAQKAVLVKLMK, via the coding sequence GTGGAAAAAGATTTATTAAAGATGGATGATCTTTCTAAAGAAGATATTTTAGATATATTAAATTTAGCTGATCAATTAAAATATGAACAAAAACATGGTATTGAACATCCTCATTTAAAAGGTAAAAGTCTAGGAATGATTTTTGAAAAATCATCTACTAGAACTAGAGTTTCTTTTGAAACTGGTATGTATCAATTAGGTGGAAATGCTTTATTTTTAAGTAATCGTGATTTACAAATAGGTCGTGGCGAACCAATTGAAGATACTGCAAGAGTTCTTTCAAGATTTATACAAGGTATAATGATCAGAACATTTTCTCAAGAAGAAATCGAAAAATTAGCTAAGTATTCATCAATTCCAATTATTAATGGATTAACAGATGATGAACATCCATGCCAAGTATTAGCTGATTTGATGACAATAAGAGAAAATAAAAACATTCTTGAAGGATTAAAAATTGCTTTTATAGGCGATGGCAATAACATGGCTAACTCTTTGATGATTGGTTGTTTAAAAGTTGGAATGAATTTTTCAGTTGCATCACCAAAAGATTACACTTCATCTGACAAATACTTAAATAGAGCAAGGGAAATCGCTGAAGAAGAAGGTGTTAATTTTACTGTAACTACTTCTCCATTTGAAGCTGCAAAAGATGCTGATGTATTAATTACAGATGTTTGGGCTAGCATGGGACAAGAAGAAGAACATAATCTAAGAGCCAAGGCTTTCGAAGGTTTTCAAATAAATAAAGAATTAATGGCTGTTGCTAATAAAAATGCAATGGTACTTCATTGTTTACCTGCTCATAGAGGTGAAGAAATAACAGCTGAAGTTTTAGAAGAACATGCAGATTCTATCTTTGATGAATCTGAAAATAGATTACATGCACAAAAAGCTGTACTTGTTAAATTAATGAAATAA
- the serC gene encoding 3-phosphoserine/phosphohydroxythreonine transaminase, which yields MSRVYNFSAGPAVLPEEVLKEAAEEMLDYRGTGMSVMEMSHRSKAFEGIIGDAEKTLRELMNIPDNYKVLFLQGGASQQFAMIPMNLMKNKVADYIKTGQWSKKAIAEAKIYGKVNVIASSEDKNFTYIPDLKNLKISDDADYVYICHNETVHGLKYNDLPETGDKVLVADVSSDFLSEPIDVSKFGIIYAGVQKNAGPAGVVVVIIREDLITDDVLPGTPTMLKYKTHADNNSLYNTPPAYGIYICGKVFNWIKNKGGLEAMKKINEEKASILYDYLDSNSLFKGTVVKKDRSLMNVPFVTGSDELDAKFVKEAKEAGFENIKGHRTVGGMRASIYNAMPIEGVKALVEFMKKFEQQNK from the coding sequence ATGTCAAGAGTATATAATTTTTCAGCAGGACCAGCTGTATTACCAGAAGAGGTGCTCAAAGAAGCAGCAGAGGAAATGTTAGATTACAGGGGGACTGGAATGTCAGTCATGGAAATGAGTCATCGTTCTAAAGCGTTTGAAGGCATAATTGGGGATGCTGAAAAAACACTAAGAGAATTAATGAATATTCCAGATAACTATAAGGTATTATTCCTTCAAGGTGGGGCATCACAACAATTTGCAATGATTCCAATGAATTTAATGAAAAATAAGGTTGCAGATTATATTAAAACAGGACAATGGTCTAAAAAAGCAATAGCAGAAGCAAAAATATATGGAAAAGTTAACGTTATAGCATCTTCAGAAGATAAGAACTTCACATATATACCAGATTTAAAGAATCTAAAGATTTCTGATGATGCAGATTATGTTTATATATGCCACAATGAAACAGTGCATGGACTTAAATATAATGATCTGCCTGAAACAGGAGATAAAGTATTAGTAGCTGATGTTTCATCAGATTTCTTATCTGAACCTATAGATGTATCAAAGTTTGGAATAATTTATGCAGGTGTTCAAAAAAATGCAGGACCAGCAGGCGTTGTTGTTGTAATCATTCGTGAGGATTTAATCACAGATGATGTATTACCAGGAACTCCAACTATGTTAAAATACAAAACTCATGCTGATAATAATTCATTATATAATACTCCACCAGCATATGGAATATATATATGTGGAAAAGTATTTAACTGGATTAAGAATAAAGGCGGATTAGAAGCTATGAAGAAGATTAATGAAGAAAAAGCTTCTATATTATATGATTATCTTGATTCAAATAGTTTATTTAAAGGAACAGTTGTAAAGAAAGATCGTTCTTTAATGAATGTACCTTTTGTAACTGGATCTGATGAATTAGATGCTAAATTCGTAAAGGAAGCTAAAGAAGCAGGATTTGAAAATATAAAAGGCCATAGAACTGTTGGCGGTATGAGAGCAAGTATATACAATGCTATGCCAATAGAAGGTGTTAAAGCTTTAGTAGAATTTATGAAGAAATTCGAACAACAAAATAAATAG
- the lepB gene encoding signal peptidase I, with protein sequence MDRNKSTKREKLVINKFLKEWVLPIVSAIILALLINKFLFFNVYVPTGSMIPTININDKGLVSIVHDAQNLKRGDIIVFYSNEFNENLVKRLIGLPGDKIEIKNGAVFVNGEELKEDYVKNKDKYNGTFEVPKGKYFFLGDNRPDSADSRYWKDPYVDASDIKGKFQFVFYPFKDFGLLSNK encoded by the coding sequence TTGGATAGAAATAAGAGTACAAAAAGAGAGAAGCTAGTTATAAATAAATTTTTAAAAGAATGGGTATTGCCGATAGTTAGTGCCATAATATTAGCATTGTTAATTAATAAATTTTTATTTTTTAATGTATATGTACCAACAGGTTCGATGATTCCAACAATAAATATAAATGATAAAGGATTAGTAAGCATAGTACATGATGCTCAAAATTTAAAGAGGGGGGACATAATTGTATTTTACTCAAATGAATTTAATGAAAACTTAGTAAAGAGATTAATAGGGCTGCCAGGAGATAAAATAGAGATAAAAAATGGAGCAGTATTTGTAAATGGAGAAGAATTAAAAGAAGATTATGTGAAAAATAAAGATAAATATAATGGAACATTTGAAGTACCAAAAGGAAAGTATTTCTTCCTAGGAGACAATAGACCGGATTCAGCAGATTCGAGATACTGGAAGGATCCGTATGTAGATGCTTCTGATATAAAAGGAAAGTTCCAGTTTGTATTCTATCCATTTAAAGATTTTGGGCTATTAAGCAATAAATAA
- a CDS encoding DUF6442 family protein gives MDKKEILSRNKRYNKNEEDEREEYISAKAGINAKIVFSLVIVFLAFFKHYNGISTGDVWGIFTAYAATESFYKYHYLNHTKFLISGILFSVSSAILLLQFIISTYR, from the coding sequence ATGGATAAAAAGGAAATACTATCAAGAAATAAAAGATATAATAAAAATGAAGAAGATGAAAGAGAGGAATACATTAGTGCTAAAGCTGGAATAAATGCGAAAATCGTTTTTAGTTTAGTTATTGTATTTTTGGCATTTTTTAAGCATTATAATGGTATTTCTACAGGTGATGTTTGGGGAATATTTACGGCATATGCAGCAACAGAGTCATTTTACAAGTATCATTATTTAAATCATACAAAATTTTTAATATCGGGTATTCTTTTTAGTGTTAGCTCTGCAATTTTATTACTTCAATTTATTATTTCGACCTATAGATAG
- a CDS encoding nucleoid-associated protein has product MEYINDININEAVIHILDSNGEEPILNEYSLDLDEDIYAFLYKHIEKCFKDDELKYGRFNPERNIVKEVVQDYLIGITTDLVVLSKELARQLFIIMKGNINIPAGDLIIVSIVTDQGPMIGILKMDYVKNFTHEVQFVNEKIGIGIVPQVAGLPGSGQKIQKAAFIKPIKDEDNYNLMILDKQKSSNEDEYGANYFINTFLGATIVTNERDMTRTFVKAAENWTRKNVTEDAGKAEEIRTAIKTKLKEEDTINIDEFSAELFKEQPQVKEDFSNYIKQQGLEEVAVDKTWVDKKLKRVRLNIDKQIDLYINEETYHDSSKFEIQRNGDGTINLVVKNVINYIEK; this is encoded by the coding sequence ATGGAATACATAAATGACATTAATATAAATGAAGCAGTTATACATATATTAGATAGCAATGGGGAAGAACCTATTCTAAATGAATATAGTTTAGACTTAGATGAAGATATATATGCTTTTTTATATAAGCATATAGAAAAGTGTTTCAAAGATGACGAATTAAAGTATGGAAGATTTAATCCCGAGAGGAATATAGTTAAAGAAGTAGTTCAAGATTATTTGATTGGAATAACTACAGATTTAGTTGTTTTATCAAAAGAGCTTGCAAGACAATTATTTATAATAATGAAAGGAAACATAAATATTCCAGCTGGAGATTTAATAATAGTATCAATAGTTACAGATCAAGGGCCAATGATAGGAATACTTAAAATGGATTATGTTAAGAATTTTACTCATGAAGTTCAATTTGTAAATGAAAAGATTGGAATTGGGATAGTTCCACAAGTAGCTGGACTGCCAGGAAGTGGACAAAAGATACAAAAGGCTGCTTTTATTAAACCTATAAAAGATGAGGATAATTATAATTTAATGATTTTAGATAAGCAAAAGAGCAGTAATGAAGATGAATATGGAGCAAATTATTTTATTAATACATTTTTAGGTGCAACTATTGTTACAAATGAGAGAGATATGACAAGAACATTTGTCAAAGCGGCTGAAAATTGGACTAGAAAAAATGTTACAGAAGATGCAGGAAAAGCAGAAGAGATTAGAACAGCTATAAAAACTAAATTAAAAGAAGAAGATACTATAAATATAGATGAATTTTCAGCAGAATTGTTTAAAGAACAACCACAGGTAAAAGAAGATTTCTCTAACTATATAAAGCAACAAGGATTAGAAGAAGTTGCAGTAGATAAAACTTGGGTTGATAAAAAATTAAAAAGAGTGAGACTTAATATAGATAAGCAAATAGATTTATATATAAATGAAGAGACTTATCATGATTCAAGTAAATTTGAAATACAAAGAAATGGTGATGGAACTATTAATTTAGTAGTGAAGAATGTAATAAATTACATAGAAAAGTAA
- a CDS encoding MFS transporter: MRNNKYFPTALGLYINYFIHGMGVIILSQNMNYLIEQLHTNKAGVAYVISALGIGRFIVLYISGALSDKFGRKPFVILGIITYILFFAGILVSPNVTVAFIFGILAGMANSFLDSGTIPALMECFPEAGSSANVFNKAFISAGQFLLPMGVSIIVSKNLWYGYSFVFCIIVLVINAIYLFTRPFPAINADKKEEVAATEEVSDKKSKFWIEGIALIVIGFTSTATFMVINTWIPSYGREVAGMVQAESLKLVSYYSIGSILAVIVTSILVKSLIKPVRVVFIYPLISLIMLIILYVSPTPTICLISAFVIGFAAAGGVLQLALTAMADIFPSSKGKITGMVYSASSIASFTVPAVTGAISSNVSNVILFNIIVTGLGVVLAIVVNFRYNVLTKAN, from the coding sequence ATGAGAAATAATAAATACTTCCCGACAGCATTGGGATTATACATCAACTACTTTATACACGGAATGGGAGTTATAATACTTTCACAAAATATGAATTATTTAATTGAGCAATTACATACGAATAAAGCTGGAGTAGCTTATGTAATATCAGCATTAGGAATTGGTAGATTTATTGTTTTATATATATCTGGTGCATTATCAGATAAATTTGGTAGAAAACCATTTGTTATTTTAGGTATAATAACATACATATTATTCTTTGCAGGAATATTAGTAAGTCCTAACGTTACAGTAGCATTCATATTCGGAATACTTGCTGGTATGGCAAACTCATTCTTAGATTCAGGAACTATTCCTGCATTAATGGAATGTTTCCCGGAAGCAGGAAGCTCAGCAAATGTATTTAATAAAGCATTTATTTCAGCTGGACAATTTTTATTACCAATGGGTGTAAGTATCATAGTTTCTAAGAACCTTTGGTATGGATATTCATTTGTATTTTGTATCATAGTACTTGTTATAAATGCAATTTATTTGTTCACAAGACCTTTCCCAGCTATTAATGCTGATAAGAAAGAAGAAGTTGCAGCTACAGAAGAAGTTAGCGATAAGAAATCTAAGTTCTGGATAGAAGGAATTGCACTGATTGTAATCGGATTTACTTCAACAGCTACATTCATGGTTATAAACACATGGATTCCAAGCTATGGAAGAGAAGTTGCTGGCATGGTACAAGCGGAATCATTAAAATTAGTAAGTTACTATAGCATAGGTAGTATATTAGCAGTTATTGTAACATCAATTTTAGTTAAGAGTTTAATAAAACCAGTAAGAGTAGTATTTATATATCCACTTATTTCTCTTATTATGCTTATTATATTATATGTTTCACCAACTCCAACAATATGTTTGATTAGTGCTTTTGTAATAGGATTTGCAGCAGCGGGTGGAGTACTTCAATTAGCATTAACAGCTATGGCAGATATATTCCCATCAAGTAAAGGTAAAATTACTGGAATGGTATATTCAGCATCAAGTATAGCAAGCTTTACAGTTCCAGCTGTAACTGGAGCAATATCAAGTAATGTATCAAACGTTATATTATTTAATATTATAGTTACAGGACTTGGAGTAGTATTAGCCATCGTTGTAAACTTTAGATATAATGTTCTTACAAAGGCTAACTAA
- a CDS encoding fructose-bisphosphatase class III, with the protein MENCEQNIKYLKLLAKQYPTIADASTEIINLEAILNLPKGTEHFLADLHGEYEPFVHVLKNGSGAVKIKIEEVFGNSLMASEKKSLATLVYYPEQKLEIVLKEEKDINDWYKINLYRLIELCRHVSSKYTRSKVRKALPKDFSYIIEELLHEECDSTDKQGYYDGIINTIIEIERAKEFIIALSNLIQRLVIDRLHIIGDIYDRGPRPDIIIDTLIDYHSVDIQWGNHDILWMGAASGNKTCIANVLRIAARYSNLDVIEDIYGINLLPLATFALKYYKDDKCTSFIPKHTDENGYGNSEIELIAKMHKAITIIQFKLEYEIIKRRPEFKMEHRLLLDKIDYSAGTITLNGITYELNDTNFPTINKDKPFELTSEEKKLIDKIQVSFLNSDKLQKHILFLFTKGRIYLTYNSNLLFHGCIPLNNDKSFKSLVLNGKDYKGKKLLGKFDSLAREGYFNKRGSSEKLYGMDVMWYLWTGACSSLFGKEDMATFERYFIKDKSTHKEKKNPYYDFRDSEEMCNMIFEEFNLNPSESRIINGHVPVKDKFGESPIKCNGKLIVIDGGFAKAYRKETGLAGYTLTYNSYGLQLISHQPFKSIEDAFTNEIDILSSRRIVEKLDRKKVGDTDVGQELKTQIRDLKLLLNAYRKGLINETR; encoded by the coding sequence ATGGAAAATTGCGAACAAAATATAAAATATCTAAAATTACTTGCAAAGCAATATCCAACTATTGCAGATGCATCAACTGAAATAATTAATTTAGAAGCTATTCTTAATCTGCCAAAAGGAACAGAACATTTTTTAGCTGATCTTCATGGTGAATATGAGCCTTTCGTTCATGTATTAAAAAATGGTTCCGGTGCTGTTAAAATAAAAATCGAAGAAGTCTTTGGTAATTCTTTAATGGCTTCAGAAAAGAAAAGCTTAGCTACATTAGTATACTATCCAGAACAAAAGTTAGAAATCGTTTTAAAGGAAGAAAAAGATATAAATGATTGGTATAAGATAAATTTATATAGGCTAATTGAGTTATGTAGGCATGTATCTTCTAAATATACAAGATCAAAAGTTCGAAAAGCACTTCCAAAAGATTTTAGCTACATTATAGAAGAATTATTACATGAGGAATGCGATAGTACTGACAAACAAGGTTATTATGATGGAATAATAAATACCATAATAGAAATTGAAAGAGCAAAGGAATTCATAATTGCTTTATCAAATCTTATCCAACGACTAGTTATAGATAGACTTCATATTATTGGTGATATTTATGACCGTGGTCCAAGACCTGATATAATAATCGATACTCTTATTGATTATCATTCTGTGGATATACAATGGGGAAATCATGATATATTATGGATGGGAGCTGCTTCTGGTAATAAAACATGTATCGCCAATGTTTTAAGAATAGCAGCTAGGTATTCAAATTTAGATGTAATTGAAGATATCTATGGAATAAATCTTTTACCTCTAGCAACTTTTGCTCTTAAGTATTATAAAGATGATAAATGTACATCATTTATTCCTAAGCACACTGATGAAAACGGATACGGAAATTCTGAAATTGAGTTAATTGCAAAAATGCATAAAGCTATAACAATAATTCAATTTAAGCTTGAATATGAAATTATAAAAAGAAGACCTGAATTTAAAATGGAACATCGTCTGCTTTTAGATAAAATAGATTATTCAGCTGGTACTATAACGCTAAATGGAATAACTTATGAGCTTAATGATACTAATTTTCCTACTATAAATAAGGATAAACCTTTTGAACTTACAAGTGAAGAAAAAAAATTAATAGATAAAATTCAAGTATCATTTTTAAACAGTGATAAATTACAAAAGCATATTCTATTTCTATTTACTAAAGGAAGAATATATTTAACATATAACTCTAATTTGCTATTTCATGGATGCATACCATTAAATAACGATAAATCTTTTAAAAGTCTAGTCCTTAATGGAAAAGATTATAAAGGTAAAAAACTTCTAGGTAAGTTTGATTCCTTAGCTAGAGAAGGTTATTTCAATAAAAGAGGAAGTTCTGAAAAACTTTATGGAATGGATGTAATGTGGTACTTATGGACAGGTGCATGCTCATCTCTTTTTGGTAAGGAAGACATGGCTACTTTTGAAAGATATTTTATTAAAGATAAATCTACTCACAAAGAAAAGAAAAATCCTTATTATGACTTTAGAGATTCTGAAGAAATGTGCAATATGATTTTTGAAGAGTTTAATCTTAACCCTTCAGAATCAAGAATAATAAATGGGCATGTTCCTGTAAAAGACAAATTTGGTGAAAGTCCAATAAAATGCAATGGAAAACTTATAGTTATCGATGGTGGTTTTGCAAAAGCATATAGAAAAGAAACTGGATTAGCTGGCTATACATTAACATATAATTCTTACGGTTTACAGCTAATCTCTCATCAACCTTTTAAATCAATTGAAGATGCATTTACTAATGAAATTGATATACTATCGTCAAGAAGAATAGTAGAAAAACTTGATAGAAAAAAAGTTGGTGATACAGATGTCGGACAAGAATTAAAAACTCAAATTAGAGATTTAAAACTATTACTCAACGCTTACCGAAAAGGTTTAATTAACGAAACTAGATAA